A window of Cohnella herbarum contains these coding sequences:
- a CDS encoding HD domain-containing phosphohydrolase → MYKIELTSEDLLRIIFEYTARIASERNLKSVLIHMANMGREMILSDRCTVWLIDEINQQLYTTVAHGVDEIRIPYGTGLVGSAIITGEAIIIEDAYNDPRHNAENDLRTGYHTKSIITVPFRNNDGEIIGAYQAINKLTEIGYFTTRDLELLSLAASYAGKSLESVMLHQEIIDTQREIISAMGEIGEIRSKETGNHVKRVAEYSYVLALGYGLDVDQADLLRTISPMHDIGKVAIPDAVLNKPGKLTDEEFEIIKSHTRIGHQLLRGSKRELLRTASIVAEQHHEKWDGSGYPEGKKGEEIHIFGRITAVADVFDALSAERVYKAAWPLDKIENLFREERGRHFDPAVVDVFFAKLPKLLEIRRKLPDDEQSDLSSGGR, encoded by the coding sequence ATGTATAAAATAGAGCTAACTTCCGAAGATTTATTGCGAATCATCTTCGAATATACGGCAAGAATCGCAAGCGAACGGAATTTGAAATCCGTTCTGATCCATATGGCCAACATGGGCCGGGAAATGATCTTATCCGACAGATGCACGGTATGGCTAATAGATGAAATCAATCAGCAACTCTACACGACGGTCGCGCATGGCGTAGACGAAATCCGCATTCCCTACGGCACGGGCCTCGTCGGCAGCGCGATCATTACCGGTGAAGCGATCATCATCGAAGATGCTTACAACGATCCGAGACATAATGCCGAGAATGATCTGAGAACCGGATATCATACCAAATCGATCATCACCGTTCCTTTCCGCAACAACGACGGCGAAATTATCGGAGCCTATCAAGCGATCAACAAATTGACCGAAATCGGCTATTTTACTACGCGAGATTTGGAATTGCTTTCTTTGGCCGCTTCCTACGCCGGAAAGTCCCTCGAATCCGTCATGCTTCACCAAGAAATCATCGACACGCAGCGCGAGATCATCTCCGCGATGGGCGAGATCGGGGAAATCCGCTCCAAGGAAACCGGAAACCATGTCAAGCGCGTAGCCGAATATTCTTATGTTCTTGCCCTCGGATATGGCCTCGATGTCGACCAAGCCGACTTGCTGCGTACGATTTCCCCGATGCATGATATCGGCAAGGTCGCGATTCCGGATGCGGTGTTGAACAAGCCGGGAAAATTAACCGACGAGGAATTCGAAATCATTAAATCGCATACGAGAATCGGCCATCAATTGCTTCGCGGATCCAAACGGGAGCTGCTGCGCACCGCATCCATCGTAGCGGAGCAGCATCACGAGAAATGGGACGGGAGCGGATACCCCGAAGGCAAGAAGGGCGAAGAAATCCATATCTTCGGCAGGATTACCGCGGTCGCTGACGTATTCGACGCGCTTAGCGCGGAACGAGTATATAAAGCCGCATGGCCTCTCGATAAAATCGAAAATCTGTTCCGGGAAGAACGCGGGCGCCACTTCGATCCGGCCGTTGTCGACGTTTTCTTCGCCAAACTGCCGAAGCTGTTGGAAATCCGGCGCAAGCTGCCGGACGATGAACAATCCGACTTATCGTCGGGTGGAAGATGA
- a CDS encoding TetR-like C-terminal domain-containing protein, which translates to MRAGIKPETVIAVAADIADRNGWEQITLANVAGQLGIKTPSLYNHVDGLPDLRQKVATYAAELLRDLLNDAAIGQSGKEALIGVGKSYVAFVRSHPGLYDAINRIPEPKPARFEQASETILRLFGRLMQPLGIPQEESVHAIRGLRSMVHGFASLESMGGFQMPEDLFDSLSKSITYYIDGLSAKT; encoded by the coding sequence ATGAGGGCAGGCATTAAACCCGAGACGGTCATCGCCGTTGCTGCGGACATTGCCGATCGCAACGGTTGGGAACAAATTACTCTAGCGAACGTTGCCGGACAATTGGGCATCAAGACCCCTTCCCTCTACAATCATGTCGATGGCTTACCCGATTTGCGCCAGAAGGTCGCCACGTATGCAGCCGAATTGCTAAGGGATCTGCTAAACGATGCGGCGATCGGACAATCCGGCAAAGAAGCTCTCATCGGAGTGGGCAAATCGTATGTCGCGTTCGTCAGATCGCATCCCGGACTTTATGATGCCATTAATCGGATACCTGAGCCAAAGCCCGCGCGATTCGAACAAGCCTCGGAAACCATTTTGCGATTGTTCGGCCGGTTAATGCAGCCTCTCGGCATCCCGCAAGAGGAATCGGTCCATGCGATACGAGGATTGCGCAGCATGGTTCACGGCTTCGCTTCGCTAGAGTCGATGGGCGGATTTCAAATGCCGGAAGACTTGTTCGATAGCTTATCCAAATCGATCACCTACTATATCGACGGCTTAAGCGCTAAAACCTAA
- a CDS encoding glycerophosphodiester phosphodiesterase → MDPLWYGINSFLRGLKNVPFRYPFMKPNLTDANARAARHPCVAHRGFSGKAPENTLAAFRMAIGLSQVSWIEMDVHLSRDDVPVVIHDGTLERTTNGAGRVVDYTAEELGRLDAGSWFDPAFAGEGVPSLEEVLVMTAGKCRLNVELKGDDADHAHLAKRAVEVISSLRLEDEIIVTSFHADILMAVRKYSPRLRTGLIIDACPADLVEKLISLDASLLSIGFRHINERLLKQAEAASIEVMAWTLNSVSELRRLAGRPESFQLCTNYPDRWLTAVKGV, encoded by the coding sequence ATGGATCCATTGTGGTACGGAATCAATAGTTTCTTGCGAGGGCTTAAGAACGTTCCATTCCGATATCCGTTCATGAAACCGAACTTAACGGACGCGAATGCGAGAGCGGCTAGGCACCCATGCGTCGCTCATCGAGGGTTTTCGGGGAAAGCCCCCGAAAATACGTTAGCTGCGTTTAGAATGGCGATCGGCCTATCCCAAGTGTCATGGATCGAGATGGACGTTCATCTGTCGCGGGATGACGTCCCCGTCGTCATTCACGACGGCACGTTAGAACGGACGACGAACGGCGCAGGGCGCGTCGTCGATTATACGGCCGAAGAGCTCGGCCGTTTGGACGCGGGCAGTTGGTTTGATCCTGCTTTTGCCGGTGAAGGGGTGCCTTCGCTTGAAGAGGTTCTTGTTATGACGGCCGGGAAGTGCCGTCTTAACGTAGAGCTCAAAGGCGACGACGCCGATCATGCTCATCTTGCCAAGCGGGCCGTCGAGGTTATAAGCTCTCTTCGTCTAGAAGATGAGATCATCGTAACCTCCTTCCACGCGGATATTCTAATGGCCGTGCGTAAATACTCCCCTCGCTTGCGGACCGGGCTCATTATCGACGCTTGCCCGGCGGATTTGGTCGAGAAGCTGATCTCGTTGGATGCATCGCTTTTATCTATCGGATTCAGGCATATCAACGAAAGGCTTCTGAAGCAGGCCGAAGCGGCTTCGATCGAAGTCATGGCGTGGACGTTAAACTCGGTTTCCGAATTGCGGAGACTTGCCGGACGTCCCGAATCCTTTCAATTGTGCACGAACTATCCTGACCGCTGGTTGACGGCCGTTAAAGGGGTGTAA
- a CDS encoding ROK family protein, translated as MGYRIGIDVGGTNIVAGLFDEDGNLLGKSKASTIKTSSAELLGQLASLCGELLEEQQISGRLLAAVGVGLPGFINSETGLVTAANLPLQDNPVAERLRRLLDVPVTVENDVKMIVYGESLRGSGQGLSHVLGVTLGTGMASAWVSEGRLHGGSGGLAGEIGHIAFTDIPYVCGCGMRGCLETVVSASGVARQARDGLSSGWVGLLADRFPPEQREELTSKDVWQAYQDGDAFAGQVFQRTAYWLSRVLVPSVALLSPDVIIVGGGVASAGEVFFEPLRAYVAESLHPLYRERLMIVPPSLGEDSGLYGSAEYAAKRLIV; from the coding sequence ATGGGATACCGGATCGGGATAGACGTCGGAGGAACGAATATCGTTGCCGGACTATTCGATGAGGATGGTAATCTGCTAGGTAAAAGCAAAGCAAGCACGATTAAGACGAGCTCGGCCGAATTGCTTGGACAATTGGCTAGTCTATGCGGGGAGTTGCTAGAGGAGCAACAGATATCCGGACGGTTACTAGCTGCGGTCGGAGTCGGTCTTCCCGGATTCATCAATAGCGAAACGGGTCTGGTTACGGCGGCTAATTTGCCTCTTCAAGATAATCCGGTAGCCGAGCGTCTTCGCCGTTTGCTCGACGTTCCCGTCACGGTAGAGAACGATGTGAAGATGATCGTATACGGCGAATCCTTAAGGGGATCGGGGCAGGGCCTCTCGCATGTGTTAGGGGTTACTTTGGGGACGGGAATGGCCTCGGCCTGGGTAAGCGAAGGACGCCTTCACGGCGGATCCGGCGGACTGGCAGGAGAAATCGGACATATCGCGTTCACGGATATTCCTTACGTGTGCGGTTGCGGCATGAGAGGCTGCTTGGAAACGGTAGTCTCCGCATCGGGAGTCGCAAGGCAAGCAAGAGACGGATTATCTTCCGGATGGGTCGGACTGCTGGCGGATCGATTCCCGCCCGAGCAACGCGAAGAACTGACGTCGAAAGACGTGTGGCAGGCTTACCAAGACGGGGACGCATTCGCTGGGCAAGTATTCCAGCGCACGGCATACTGGTTGTCGCGCGTCCTCGTTCCCTCGGTTGCGTTGCTTAGTCCGGACGTCATCATCGTAGGCGGGGGCGTCGCGTCTGCGGGCGAAGTATTCTTCGAGCCGTTGAGGGCTTATGTCGCGGAAAGCTTGCATCCGCTCTATCGGGAGCGCCTGATGATCGTTCCTCCGTCATTGGGCGAAGACTCCGGCCTTTACGGCAGCGCGGAGTACGCGGCGAAACGACTTATCGTGTAA
- a CDS encoding fumarylacetoacetate hydrolase family protein, translated as MNDQDQIELSNLRNLYCVGRNYRLHAAELGNEVPSSPMIFTKPTHAAIEMRGGSLELPGTQGSVHYEAELVFAVNRAYEPGIRCDDLVSAFTVGLDLTLRDVQDKLKAKGHPWLPAKGFRNSATFGRWLPFPGIASLSEYDFGLRINGNEVQRGNAVDMVFDLQQIVDFVGQHYGLGAGDILFTGTPEGVGSLNEGDQLDVWWNEISLGILTTRLSEV; from the coding sequence GTGAACGATCAAGATCAAATCGAATTATCCAACTTGAGAAACCTATATTGCGTAGGGCGAAATTATCGTCTTCACGCGGCGGAATTGGGCAATGAAGTGCCTTCCTCTCCGATGATTTTCACGAAGCCGACCCATGCCGCAATCGAAATGAGGGGCGGTAGTCTCGAGCTCCCGGGAACGCAAGGAAGCGTACATTACGAAGCGGAGCTCGTATTCGCGGTTAATCGCGCTTACGAGCCGGGCATCCGATGCGATGACCTCGTCTCCGCTTTTACGGTAGGCTTGGATCTTACGCTCCGGGACGTTCAGGACAAATTGAAGGCGAAGGGTCATCCTTGGCTGCCGGCCAAAGGCTTTCGGAACTCGGCTACGTTCGGTCGTTGGCTGCCGTTCCCCGGAATAGCCTCGCTATCGGAATACGATTTCGGCTTGCGAATTAACGGCAACGAAGTGCAACGGGGAAATGCGGTCGATATGGTGTTCGACTTGCAACAAATCGTCGATTTCGTGGGACAACATTACGGTCTTGGAGCCGGCGATATCCTATTTACGGGCACGCCTGAAGGGGTGGGTTCCCTGAACGAAGGGGATCAACTGGACGTTTGGTGGAATGAGATCAGTCTAGGGATCCTGACGACGAGACTGAGTGAAGTATGA
- a CDS encoding CapA family protein — protein sequence MTYSRSRTHQQQKTKRRSKTRLLLIVNGVLLSCIVAVAVIVWKSNDDQDGQGPAGSLPPTEGVASPSEPSSTQLSSPDPESTMEPVDSGTATPEGGYTEPVGDAETVSLALVGDILPAARVLELMKINGFDYPFREAKAILEAADITAGNLEAPITTRGTPAKDKQYVFRGSSDAVPALKEAGFDFLSLANNHTLDYGWQGLSDTMDVLDDAELQHAGSGNDDREAFTPAYIESKGITVGFVSVTRVVPDVSWKADRTHPGVAEAYSPERTVAAIKEAKQNADIVVVMVHWGVERADRPVEHQTDLSHRFVDAGADLVVGSHPHVLQGFEAYKGKWIAYSLGNFVFSTTGTKTSETGVLNAECSKDGACSLSFAPMFATNSQPAPMAEVEGKALLARLSELSYGASVEEDGSIVVRNQ from the coding sequence ATGACTTATTCGCGATCGCGAACGCATCAACAGCAAAAAACGAAGAGACGCAGTAAAACGCGCTTGTTGCTTATCGTTAACGGCGTTTTGTTAAGCTGTATCGTCGCGGTTGCCGTGATTGTATGGAAATCGAACGACGATCAAGACGGGCAAGGCCCCGCAGGAAGCCTGCCGCCGACAGAAGGAGTTGCCTCTCCGTCGGAGCCGTCTTCGACGCAGTTATCGTCGCCCGACCCTGAGTCGACAATGGAACCTGTCGATTCGGGTACGGCGACGCCGGAAGGAGGATATACCGAACCCGTGGGCGATGCCGAGACGGTAAGTTTAGCATTAGTCGGCGACATTTTGCCTGCGGCAAGAGTGCTGGAGCTGATGAAAATCAACGGCTTCGATTATCCTTTTCGCGAAGCTAAGGCAATACTAGAGGCAGCGGACATCACGGCCGGAAATTTAGAGGCTCCGATTACGACGAGGGGGACGCCGGCCAAGGACAAGCAGTATGTTTTTCGCGGCAGCTCGGATGCCGTTCCCGCGCTGAAAGAAGCGGGCTTCGATTTCTTATCGCTAGCGAACAATCATACTTTGGATTATGGATGGCAAGGGTTAAGCGACACGATGGACGTCCTGGATGACGCCGAACTGCAGCATGCGGGCTCGGGCAACGACGATCGCGAAGCTTTCACGCCAGCGTACATAGAAAGCAAAGGAATCACGGTCGGATTCGTTAGCGTCACGAGAGTCGTGCCGGATGTTTCGTGGAAAGCGGATCGAACCCATCCAGGCGTCGCGGAGGCTTATTCGCCTGAACGAACGGTAGCCGCAATCAAGGAAGCGAAACAGAACGCCGATATCGTCGTCGTTATGGTTCATTGGGGCGTAGAGCGCGCGGATCGCCCGGTGGAGCATCAGACGGATTTGAGCCACCGCTTCGTCGATGCGGGCGCCGATCTGGTTGTCGGAAGCCATCCGCACGTGCTGCAAGGCTTCGAGGCTTACAAGGGCAAATGGATCGCTTATAGCCTAGGCAACTTCGTGTTCTCGACGACCGGAACCAAAACGTCTGAAACCGGCGTTTTAAATGCCGAATGCAGTAAGGACGGGGCGTGCTCGTTGTCGTTCGCTCCAATGTTCGCCACGAATTCACAACCTGCGCCAATGGCTGAAGTCGAAGGCAAAGCGCTGCTGGCGCGCCTGTCGGAATTATCCTATGGTGCCTCCGTGGAGGAGGATGGATCCATTGTGGTACGGAATCAATAG